From the genome of Halomonas sp. MCCC 1A13316, one region includes:
- a CDS encoding insulinase family protein has translation MFKSRPPLHWSGRRYLPAWLASLLLIGFLLPGFAQAQQPDDTSASPKEAVDEVVLPHVSPHDNRDYRVLLLENGLTTLLVSDPEADQAAVSMNVGVGSAQDPEDLQGLAHFLEHMLFLGTEPFPEADAYQGYLQRHGGSHNAFTAPQDTNYFFDIEPEALPGALDRFSQFFLSPLFNPEKLESERNIVHSEYMSRIRDDGRRENDVLNQVLNSDNPLTGFSVGSRETLADRPENEPSLRQRVIDFYQSHYDANVMHLAVVAPQPLDELEAMVTERFAGIADRGLERPMIEEPLIEEENLPRYVALQSIRDSRHVSFMFPIPDPLQHYRHKPAEFLSHLLGHEGEGSLFALLREAGLADGLSAGVGRGDERHALFTVRVSLTPAGAERIDDIQATLFAAIEQIRESGLEEWRYAEQAQLAEQQFRFQQQGSSLQNAMRLAMNLARFPVEDVQYAAYRMDGFDRELVDEYLDALRPESLLRVYSGPDVEGERTSPWFDTPWRLVEPELDEAQPLAGLTLPAPNPFIAEDLALLDAQDERPTQLLDEKGFGLWHMADTSFNSPKVEWRFSLQNPQASSDPRHAVLADLLAGWLDDSLNEEFYAARLAGHDVDAYAHARGITLAFSGWRDRQDRVMRRTLEQLLEGDIDAASFERVRYRLQREWRNAPQSALFRQGHRTLAEALMRPHWPSHSLLQASRDLTVDDLRDFREQFLGDLRLQALAIGNLDAELARREGRLVAEMLAPTLPQEAIPELTPLRVEADLPTLHPRTTREESLVLRYLQGEDRSLDAQARLSVLGQVIDTPFYQRLRTEKQLGYVVSAGYSPLLDAPGLSLLVQSPDTPSGAIQTHIDAFLEEFSQRLAAMQDADLAPYRQAVHDSLLQRDTSLSERTSRLWRALSFGDTQFDRRERLAQRVLAVSADDLRETWPRLLESPGAIVAYDPGDEPSDVAALSRHLEPLPEAKD, from the coding sequence ATGTTCAAGTCCCGCCCGCCCCTGCATTGGTCAGGCCGCCGATACTTGCCAGCCTGGCTTGCAAGCCTCCTGCTGATTGGATTTTTGCTGCCTGGTTTCGCCCAGGCACAGCAGCCAGACGATACCAGCGCCTCTCCCAAGGAGGCGGTGGATGAGGTCGTGCTGCCTCACGTCAGCCCTCATGATAACCGCGACTATCGCGTGCTTTTGCTCGAAAACGGACTCACCACGCTGCTGGTCAGCGACCCCGAGGCCGACCAGGCAGCCGTCTCGATGAATGTGGGCGTGGGTAGCGCACAAGACCCGGAAGATCTGCAGGGGCTAGCCCACTTCCTCGAGCATATGCTGTTCCTCGGCACCGAGCCCTTTCCCGAGGCCGACGCCTACCAGGGCTACCTGCAGCGTCACGGCGGCAGCCACAACGCGTTCACCGCACCGCAGGACACCAATTACTTCTTCGACATCGAGCCCGAGGCACTACCCGGTGCGCTGGACCGCTTTAGCCAATTCTTCCTCTCTCCGCTGTTCAACCCCGAGAAGCTGGAAAGCGAACGCAACATCGTTCATTCCGAGTACATGTCACGCATCCGCGACGACGGTCGGCGCGAGAACGATGTGCTCAACCAGGTACTCAACAGCGACAACCCTCTCACCGGCTTCTCGGTAGGCAGCCGCGAAACGTTGGCCGATCGACCCGAGAACGAACCCTCCCTGCGCCAGCGGGTAATCGATTTCTACCAGAGCCACTACGATGCCAACGTCATGCACCTGGCGGTGGTCGCACCTCAACCGCTGGACGAACTGGAAGCCATGGTGACCGAGCGCTTCGCCGGCATCGCCGACCGCGGCCTCGAGCGCCCCATGATCGAGGAACCGCTGATCGAAGAGGAGAACTTGCCGCGCTATGTGGCGCTCCAGTCGATACGCGACAGCCGCCACGTGAGCTTCATGTTCCCGATTCCGGACCCGCTGCAGCACTATCGCCACAAGCCCGCCGAGTTTCTCTCCCACCTGCTGGGTCACGAAGGCGAAGGCAGCCTGTTCGCCTTACTTCGCGAGGCCGGGCTGGCAGATGGACTTTCTGCCGGCGTGGGCCGCGGTGACGAGCGTCATGCACTCTTCACCGTCAGGGTCAGCCTGACGCCTGCCGGCGCCGAGCGCATCGACGATATCCAGGCGACGCTATTCGCCGCGATCGAACAGATCCGGGAAAGCGGCCTGGAGGAGTGGCGCTATGCCGAGCAGGCTCAGCTTGCCGAACAGCAGTTCCGCTTCCAGCAGCAAGGCTCGTCGTTGCAGAACGCCATGCGCCTGGCCATGAACCTGGCCCGCTTTCCGGTGGAGGACGTGCAGTATGCCGCCTACCGGATGGATGGCTTCGATCGCGAACTGGTCGACGAGTATCTCGATGCCCTGCGTCCCGAGTCGCTGCTGCGTGTCTACAGCGGGCCCGACGTCGAGGGTGAGCGGACTTCGCCCTGGTTCGACACGCCCTGGCGCTTAGTCGAGCCGGAGTTGGACGAAGCACAGCCACTGGCGGGCCTCACCCTGCCCGCCCCCAACCCCTTCATTGCCGAGGATCTGGCACTGCTCGACGCGCAGGACGAGCGGCCCACTCAACTGCTTGATGAAAAGGGTTTCGGCCTATGGCACATGGCGGACACCAGCTTCAACTCACCCAAGGTGGAGTGGCGCTTCAGCCTGCAGAATCCGCAGGCCAGCAGCGACCCACGCCACGCCGTGCTGGCCGACCTGCTGGCTGGCTGGCTGGATGATAGCCTCAACGAGGAGTTCTATGCGGCGCGCCTGGCCGGACACGATGTCGATGCCTACGCTCATGCCCGCGGCATCACGCTGGCCTTTTCCGGCTGGCGCGATCGCCAGGACCGGGTCATGCGTCGCACCCTCGAGCAGCTGCTCGAGGGAGACATCGACGCGGCGAGCTTCGAGCGGGTGCGCTACCGCTTGCAGCGCGAATGGCGCAACGCTCCCCAGTCGGCCTTGTTCCGTCAGGGACACCGCACCCTGGCCGAAGCACTAATGCGGCCGCATTGGCCATCTCACAGCCTGCTGCAAGCCAGCCGCGACCTGACGGTGGACGACCTTCGCGATTTTCGCGAGCAGTTCCTTGGCGATCTGCGCCTACAGGCGCTTGCCATCGGCAATCTCGACGCCGAGCTGGCCCGGCGCGAAGGACGCCTCGTGGCCGAAATGCTCGCTCCCACACTACCCCAGGAGGCAATACCCGAGTTGACGCCGCTGCGCGTCGAAGCCGACCTGCCCACGCTGCACCCCCGCACGACCCGCGAGGAGTCGCTGGTTTTGCGCTACCTGCAGGGAGAAGACCGCTCGCTCGATGCCCAGGCACGCCTCTCGGTGCTGGGGCAGGTGATCGACACGCCCTTCTACCAGCGTCTGCGCACCGAAAAGCAGTTGGGCTACGTGGTGAGCGCCGGCTATTCGCCACTGCTCGACGCCCCGGGGCTGAGTCTGCTGGTACAGTCTCCCGATACTCCGAGCGGCGCGATCCAGACCCATATCGACGCCTTCCTCGAGGAATTCAGCCAGCGTCTGGCTGCGATGCAGGACGCAGACCTGGCACCCTACCGTCAGGCGGTGCATGACAGTCTGCTACAGCGCGATACCAGCCTGTCGGAGCGAACCAGCCGTCTATGGCGTGCCCTGTCGTTCGGCGATACTCAGTTCGATCGCCGCGAGCGCCTGGCCCAGCGGGTGCTGGCAGTCTCTGCCGACGACCTGCGCGAAACCTGGCCCAGGCTGCTCGAGTCGCCCGGCGCCATCGTTGCCTATGACCCGGGTGACGAGCCCAGCGACGTCGCAGCCCTGAGCCGGCACCTGGAGCCACTACCCGAGGCAAAAGACTGA
- a CDS encoding SOS response-associated peptidase produces MAGRLYIPPLDMARLLPELYRETPLLTATNLAPRRPISHIRLEAGRASLSQVFWGLTPSWLTVLDHAPHCARAESLDDRPMFRDAFIARRSLIPAGGVYVWRAQPRFKQPFLVTRVDRGPMLLASIWCRYHTDLTEHADSMALITVPTNDFLAPLSDRLPALIDANDAMRWLDPRTTPEAARALLRPAPRELLGAFPVSRRVNDPANQDPACAHPTGPMLRWNQ; encoded by the coding sequence ATGGCCGGCCGCCTCTACATTCCACCACTCGACATGGCTCGCTTGCTGCCCGAACTGTATCGGGAGACACCCCTGCTGACCGCCACCAACCTGGCGCCGAGGCGCCCGATTTCGCATATTCGACTGGAAGCCGGTCGCGCCAGCCTGAGCCAGGTCTTCTGGGGGCTGACACCCTCCTGGCTGACCGTACTCGATCACGCACCCCATTGTGCCCGGGCCGAATCGCTCGATGACCGCCCCATGTTCCGCGATGCCTTCATCGCCCGCCGCAGCCTGATACCGGCGGGGGGCGTCTATGTCTGGAGAGCCCAGCCACGCTTCAAGCAACCTTTTTTGGTGACCCGTGTCGATCGTGGCCCCATGCTGTTGGCCAGCATCTGGTGTCGCTACCATACCGATTTGACCGAGCACGCCGACTCGATGGCGTTGATCACCGTCCCGACCAACGACTTCCTGGCACCACTCAGCGACAGGCTGCCCGCCCTGATCGATGCCAACGACGCCATGCGCTGGCTCGATCCGCGAACGACGCCGGAAGCCGCCCGCGCGCTACTTCGGCCTGCCCCTCGGGAACTGTTGGGCGCCTTTCCGGTATCAAGAAGGGTGAACGACCCTGCCAACCAGGATCCTGCCTGCGCCCATCCGACGGGCCCCATGCTGCGCTGGAACCAATAG
- a CDS encoding TetR/AcrR family transcriptional regulator produces MARPRQHAPEALHAQVMAACDDWLQGNPVHALSLRALAREVGCAPSTLLKLYGSFGNLLQHVNIETLARLRMVIEPLTEGTEPERQMRALALAYWQFAQREPFRWQLLFDYPLAQEGELDQRQSDMIEALFLRIEMSLKEYQPALGDLEARRLGRTLWGSVHGLVQLGLNERLGYWQGQQLEVPELLDQLLFTILAGLRHRSDIA; encoded by the coding sequence ATGGCTCGTCCCCGACAGCATGCTCCCGAAGCGCTCCATGCCCAGGTCATGGCCGCATGCGATGACTGGCTGCAGGGCAACCCCGTGCATGCGCTCTCGCTGCGCGCACTGGCGCGTGAGGTGGGCTGTGCGCCGAGTACGTTGCTCAAGCTCTACGGCAGCTTCGGCAACCTTCTTCAGCATGTGAACATCGAGACCCTGGCTCGGTTGCGCATGGTCATCGAACCGCTGACCGAGGGTACGGAACCCGAGAGGCAGATGCGTGCCCTGGCGCTGGCCTACTGGCAGTTCGCCCAGCGCGAGCCGTTTCGCTGGCAGCTGCTGTTCGATTACCCACTGGCCCAGGAGGGTGAGCTCGACCAGCGCCAGTCGGACATGATCGAAGCGCTGTTCCTGCGCATCGAGATGAGCCTCAAGGAGTATCAGCCAGCGCTCGGCGACCTGGAGGCCAGGCGCCTCGGGCGCACCCTGTGGGGCAGCGTGCATGGCCTGGTGCAACTGGGGCTCAACGAACGCCTGGGCTACTGGCAAGGGCAGCAGCTTGAAGTGCCGGAGCTGCTCGATCAACTGCTCTTCACCATCCTCGCCGGCCTGAGACACAGGTCCGATATCGCGTGA
- a CDS encoding 1-acyl-sn-glycerol-3-phosphate acyltransferase, whose product MTLVVYGVLGSLLLLGSWRAARAPRPLIRFLIFLLIHCCYRLRLRGRGFIPVTGAAVVVCNHVSFMDALIMGGASPRPLRFLMDRPIYESPWLNWLFRLVGAIPVESDRRDPGSVRRALEEVSRALRSGEVVMLFPEGRLTPDGEVQAFRRGLEMILARDPVPVIPAGLSGLWGSWTSHREGPALSKWPRRFRARVALYFGKPIPSRLARRDLLEARVRALKAEADGWACPLEAPSSPRQR is encoded by the coding sequence GTGACGCTCGTGGTGTACGGGGTGCTCGGCTCCCTGTTGTTGCTGGGGAGCTGGCGTGCGGCTCGTGCGCCGCGACCGCTCATCCGCTTTCTCATCTTCCTGCTGATCCATTGTTGTTATCGGCTGCGCCTGCGTGGACGTGGCTTCATTCCGGTCACCGGGGCGGCGGTAGTGGTGTGCAACCATGTCAGCTTCATGGATGCGCTGATCATGGGAGGGGCTAGCCCACGTCCGCTGCGCTTTCTGATGGATCGGCCGATCTACGAGTCGCCCTGGCTCAACTGGCTGTTCCGCCTGGTCGGGGCGATTCCGGTGGAGTCCGACCGGCGCGACCCTGGCAGCGTGCGCCGCGCACTGGAAGAGGTCAGCCGGGCGCTGCGTAGCGGCGAAGTGGTAATGCTCTTTCCCGAGGGACGCTTGACACCGGATGGCGAGGTGCAGGCATTTCGCCGTGGGCTCGAGATGATACTGGCACGCGATCCGGTGCCGGTCATCCCGGCCGGGCTTTCCGGTTTGTGGGGCTCGTGGACCTCGCATCGCGAGGGCCCGGCGCTGTCCAAGTGGCCGCGGCGCTTTCGTGCCAGGGTGGCGCTCTACTTCGGTAAACCGATTCCTTCAAGGCTGGCGCGTCGTGATCTGCTGGAGGCGCGGGTGCGGGCGCTCAAGGCCGAGGCCGATGGTTGGGCCTGTCCGCTCGAGGCGCCCTCCTCGCCACGGCAGCGCTGA
- a CDS encoding HlyC/CorC family transporter produces the protein MSDDFPLGLLFGLLFLLVCLSAFFSSSETGMMSINRYRLNHEANSGDSRARRVLRLLARPDRLIGVILIGNNLVNNLAAAIATVLAIHFFGDVTGPAVAPLILTIVILIFAEVSPKTYAAIKPERVAYPSSLILEPLLKLLYPLVWLVNAVSNGLLRLLGVKSIEGGADSLTRDELRTVVHEAGTLIPRRHQAMLLSILDLENVTVNDIMVPRHEVVGIDLDDELEAILAQIRTSQHTRLPVFKGDINNIIGMLHLRNAARFLSRDEVTKASIVQEAREPYFIPESTPLHTQLLNFQKQKRRIGIVVDEYGDVEGLVTLEDILEEIVGEFTTDVAGQDQEIHRQEDGSHVIDGTANIRDINRALGWKLTTDGPKTLNGLILEHLEAFPDGPACLQIGNVRMEILEVRDNLITSARCWQVVRSGRQRQP, from the coding sequence TTGAGCGACGACTTCCCTTTGGGACTGCTGTTCGGCCTGCTTTTCCTGCTCGTCTGTCTTTCCGCTTTTTTTTCGAGCTCCGAGACCGGCATGATGTCGATCAACCGTTATAGGCTGAATCACGAGGCCAATAGCGGTGACAGTCGGGCTCGCCGGGTCCTGCGGCTGTTGGCACGCCCGGACCGGCTTATCGGCGTGATCCTGATCGGCAATAACCTGGTCAACAATCTGGCGGCCGCCATCGCCACCGTGCTCGCCATCCATTTCTTCGGCGATGTCACCGGCCCCGCGGTCGCTCCATTGATCCTGACGATCGTGATCCTCATCTTCGCCGAGGTCAGCCCCAAGACCTATGCCGCGATCAAGCCCGAACGCGTCGCCTACCCCTCTTCGCTGATACTCGAACCGCTGCTCAAGCTGCTCTACCCTCTCGTATGGCTGGTTAACGCCGTCTCCAACGGCCTGCTGCGCCTGCTCGGGGTCAAGAGCATCGAAGGCGGCGCCGACAGCCTGACCCGCGATGAGCTGCGCACCGTCGTGCACGAAGCGGGCACCCTGATTCCACGTCGCCACCAGGCGATGCTGCTGTCAATCCTCGACCTCGAGAACGTCACGGTCAACGACATCATGGTGCCGCGTCACGAGGTGGTGGGGATCGACCTCGACGATGAACTGGAAGCCATCCTGGCCCAGATTCGCACCAGCCAACATACCCGACTGCCGGTGTTCAAGGGTGATATCAACAACATCATCGGCATGCTGCATCTGCGCAATGCGGCGCGCTTCCTGTCACGAGATGAGGTGACCAAGGCCTCGATCGTGCAGGAGGCGCGCGAGCCCTACTTCATCCCCGAGTCGACGCCGCTGCACACCCAACTGCTCAACTTCCAGAAGCAGAAGCGCCGCATCGGCATCGTGGTGGACGAGTACGGTGATGTAGAGGGACTGGTCACGCTCGAGGACATCCTCGAGGAGATCGTCGGCGAGTTCACCACCGACGTGGCCGGCCAGGACCAGGAGATTCATCGCCAAGAAGACGGTAGCCACGTGATCGACGGCACCGCCAACATTCGCGATATCAACCGGGCCCTGGGATGGAAACTGACTACCGACGGCCCCAAGACATTGAACGGCCTGATTCTGGAACATCTGGAAGCCTTCCCCGACGGACCCGCCTGCCTGCAGATAGGCAATGTTCGCATGGAAATTCTCGAGGTCCGCGACAATCTGATCACTTCGGCACGCTGCTGGCAGGTTGTGCGCAGCGGCCGCCAGCGCCAGCCGTGA
- a CDS encoding cytochrome C assembly family protein, producing MQALPLAIMALILYLGAASWQGLALLRRVPQRPALVRVLGLLGLLFHLPVTFKLIDQSPGLMPGLSTSAAVLTAIMVILLLSVSLAKPVLSVAVALFPVSGLALLLAVGLPSPERTGGMTPGIALHAMSSALAFGTLFIAACQAVLLGLQNQALRHHHTRGVVQVLPPLTTMERVLFELIWAGMALLTLSIFSGFLFVESMFAQHLAHKTILSLAAWVIFATLLISHHVLGWRGMRAVRWTLGGSAVLLLAYFGSKIVLEVILNRT from the coding sequence ATGCAGGCGCTTCCTCTGGCCATCATGGCTCTCATCCTTTACCTGGGCGCAGCTTCCTGGCAAGGGCTTGCGCTGCTTCGGCGCGTGCCGCAGCGCCCCGCCCTGGTTCGCGTCCTGGGCCTGCTGGGCCTGCTGTTCCATCTTCCCGTGACCTTCAAGCTGATCGATCAGAGCCCTGGCCTGATGCCCGGCCTTTCGACCAGTGCGGCGGTGCTGACCGCGATCATGGTCATCCTGCTACTCAGCGTCAGCCTGGCCAAGCCGGTCCTCAGCGTGGCCGTGGCCCTGTTTCCGGTATCCGGCCTGGCATTGCTGCTGGCGGTAGGCCTACCGAGCCCGGAGCGCACCGGTGGCATGACGCCGGGCATCGCCCTGCATGCCATGAGTTCAGCACTGGCCTTCGGCACACTATTCATCGCCGCTTGCCAGGCGGTTTTGCTGGGGCTTCAAAACCAGGCTCTGCGCCATCACCACACCCGCGGCGTGGTACAGGTGCTGCCCCCGCTGACCACCATGGAGCGGGTACTGTTCGAACTGATCTGGGCCGGCATGGCGCTGCTCACCCTGTCGATCTTCAGCGGCTTTCTGTTCGTCGAAAGCATGTTCGCCCAGCACTTGGCCCACAAGACGATCCTCTCCCTGGCAGCTTGGGTGATCTTTGCCACCCTGCTGATCAGTCATCATGTGCTTGGCTGGCGAGGCATGCGTGCCGTCCGCTGGACCCTGGGTGGCAGCGCGGTGCTGCTGCTGGCTTATTTCGGCAGTAAAATCGTGCTGGAAGTCATCCTCAACCGTACCTGA
- the ffh gene encoding signal recognition particle protein, with product MFQNLSERLSQTLKSIKGQARLTEDNIKDTLREVRRALLEADVALPVVKDFIERVRERAVGQEVSKSLSPGQQFVKIVQQELEATMGEANEGLSLKGSPSVVLMAGLQGAGKTTSVAKLARYLREREKKKVLVVSADVYRPAAIDQLETLASEVGVDFFPSRSDQKPVAIAEAALKHAKIQFHDVVIVDTAGRLAIDEAMMAEIAELHRACQPQETLFVVDAMTGQDAANTAKAFHEALPLTGVILTKADGDARGGAALSVRHITGKPIKFMGVGEKVDALEPFHPDRVASRILGMGDVLSLIEEAERTVDKKKAEQLAKKVKKGEGFDLEDFRDQLQQLKKMGGMGGLLGKLPGMGQMAEMAQGPGPEKELGKLEALINSMTPQERRKPEIINGSRKRRIATGAGLQVPDLNRLLKQHKQMQKMMKKAGKKGGMQKMMRGMSGMMGGGGPGGPGGMGGPGGFPWR from the coding sequence ATGTTCCAGAACCTCAGCGAGCGGCTTTCCCAGACGCTCAAGTCCATCAAGGGCCAGGCGCGCCTGACCGAGGACAACATCAAGGACACCCTGCGCGAGGTGCGTCGCGCACTGCTCGAGGCCGATGTCGCGCTGCCGGTGGTCAAGGACTTCATCGAGCGGGTGCGCGAGCGTGCCGTGGGGCAGGAGGTGTCAAAGAGCCTCTCGCCGGGTCAACAGTTCGTCAAGATCGTCCAGCAGGAGCTGGAAGCGACCATGGGCGAGGCCAACGAAGGGCTTTCGCTCAAGGGCTCGCCTTCGGTGGTGCTGATGGCCGGTCTGCAGGGGGCGGGCAAGACCACCTCGGTGGCCAAGCTGGCGCGCTACCTCAGGGAGCGTGAAAAGAAGAAGGTGCTGGTGGTGTCCGCCGACGTCTATCGACCGGCGGCCATCGACCAGCTCGAGACGCTGGCCAGCGAAGTCGGCGTCGACTTTTTTCCGTCGCGCTCCGACCAGAAGCCGGTTGCCATCGCCGAGGCGGCGCTCAAGCACGCCAAGATACAGTTTCACGATGTCGTGATCGTCGATACCGCCGGGCGCTTGGCGATCGACGAGGCCATGATGGCCGAGATCGCCGAGCTGCATCGGGCCTGCCAGCCGCAGGAAACCCTGTTCGTGGTCGATGCCATGACCGGGCAGGACGCCGCCAACACGGCCAAGGCGTTCCATGAGGCGCTGCCGCTGACCGGTGTGATCCTGACCAAGGCCGACGGCGATGCCCGTGGCGGTGCGGCGCTCTCGGTGCGTCACATCACCGGCAAGCCGATCAAGTTCATGGGCGTGGGCGAGAAGGTCGATGCGCTCGAGCCCTTCCACCCGGATCGGGTAGCCTCACGCATCCTCGGTATGGGCGACGTACTGTCGCTGATCGAGGAGGCCGAGCGCACGGTCGACAAGAAGAAAGCCGAGCAGTTGGCCAAGAAGGTCAAGAAGGGCGAGGGTTTCGATCTCGAGGACTTCCGCGACCAGCTCCAGCAGCTCAAGAAGATGGGTGGCATGGGCGGCCTGCTCGGCAAGCTGCCGGGGATGGGGCAGATGGCCGAAATGGCCCAGGGCCCCGGGCCCGAGAAGGAGCTGGGCAAGCTCGAGGCGCTGATCAACTCGATGACGCCTCAAGAGCGACGCAAGCCCGAGATCATCAATGGCTCGCGCAAGCGTCGCATTGCCACTGGTGCCGGCCTGCAGGTACCCGATCTCAATCGACTGCTCAAGCAGCACAAGCAGATGCAGAAGATGATGAAGAAGGCGGGCAAGAAGGGCGGCATGCAAAAGATGATGCGCGGCATGTCCGGCATGATGGGCGGCGGTGGCCCTGGCGGCCCTGGCGGGATGGGCGGCCCCGGTGGCTTCCCGTGGCGCTGA
- the rpsP gene encoding 30S ribosomal protein S16 — protein sequence MVTIRLARGGAKKRPFYHLTVTDSRNSRDGRFIERLGFFNPIARGQEERLRVDLDRIAHWQGQGAQLSDRVAELVKEARKQA from the coding sequence ATGGTTACCATTCGTCTGGCACGTGGTGGCGCCAAGAAGCGTCCCTTCTACCACCTGACCGTGACCGATTCACGCAACTCCCGCGACGGCCGTTTCATCGAGCGTCTGGGCTTCTTCAATCCGATCGCCCGTGGGCAGGAAGAGCGCCTGCGCGTCGACCTGGACCGCATCGCTCACTGGCAGGGCCAGGGTGCACAGTTGTCCGACCGTGTGGCCGAGCTGGTCAAGGAAGCCCGCAAGCAGGCCTGA
- the rimM gene encoding ribosome maturation factor RimM (Essential for efficient processing of 16S rRNA) has product MSEQAERSERDEHVVLGKLTSPYGVKGWLKVYSHTSPMDGILEYPQWVLRQGDVLKRHRLQQGRRQGKGLVVLLEGVDSRETAEQMAGAEILLPKADLPELGGNEYYWHQLEGLTVVTREGVVLGRVAYLFETGANDVLVVKGDPEGTPPTIDDRERLLPFLPDEVIVAVDLEGGRMAVDWDPDF; this is encoded by the coding sequence ATGAGCGAGCAGGCCGAACGCAGCGAACGCGACGAGCATGTGGTGCTGGGCAAGCTGACCAGCCCCTACGGCGTCAAGGGATGGCTCAAGGTCTACTCCCACACCAGTCCGATGGATGGCATCCTTGAGTACCCGCAGTGGGTATTGAGGCAGGGCGATGTCCTGAAGCGTCATCGGCTGCAGCAGGGGCGGCGACAAGGCAAGGGTCTGGTGGTCCTGCTTGAGGGCGTCGACTCGCGTGAAACGGCCGAGCAGATGGCCGGTGCCGAGATCCTGCTGCCCAAGGCCGACCTTCCCGAGCTTGGCGGCAACGAATATTACTGGCACCAACTGGAAGGACTCACGGTCGTGACCCGTGAAGGTGTGGTGCTGGGGCGCGTCGCTTACCTGTTCGAGACTGGCGCCAACGACGTACTGGTGGTCAAGGGCGACCCCGAAGGGACGCCACCGACCATCGACGATCGGGAGCGCCTGTTGCCCTTCCTGCCCGACGAGGTGATCGTCGCGGTGGATCTGGAGGGTGGCCGTATGGCCGTCGACTGGGATCCTGACTTTTGA
- the trmD gene encoding tRNA (guanosine(37)-N1)-methyltransferase TrmD: protein MWVGVVSLFPEMFEAISRHGVTGRAVSQGRVALEFWSPRDYASDRHRTVDDRPYGGGPGMLMKVDTLRAAIHAARDRASEVTGQRPRVVYLSPQGRRLDQQGVRELASGPPLVVVAGRYEGIDERIVESDIDEEWSIGDYVLSGGELPAMVLIDAAARLVPGVLGHQDSAVEDSFNEGLLDCPHYTRPEEIDGRRVPDVLLSGHHGEIRRWRLKQSLGRTWLRRPDLLEGRTLSTEQRKLLEEFIEEYAGKAEVQDAGSL from the coding sequence ATGTGGGTCGGGGTCGTGTCGCTTTTTCCCGAGATGTTCGAGGCCATCAGCCGGCACGGCGTCACGGGGCGGGCTGTCAGCCAGGGGCGGGTGGCGCTGGAGTTCTGGAGCCCGCGCGACTATGCCAGCGATCGGCATCGCACCGTGGATGATCGACCCTACGGCGGCGGTCCCGGCATGCTGATGAAGGTCGACACCCTGCGAGCGGCCATCCACGCTGCACGCGACAGGGCGAGCGAGGTGACAGGACAGCGTCCGCGCGTGGTCTACCTCTCGCCCCAAGGGCGCAGGCTCGATCAGCAGGGCGTACGTGAACTGGCTTCCGGCCCCCCGTTGGTGGTGGTGGCCGGACGCTACGAAGGCATCGATGAGCGCATTGTGGAGAGCGACATCGATGAGGAGTGGTCGATCGGCGATTATGTGCTCAGCGGCGGCGAGCTGCCGGCCATGGTGCTGATCGACGCCGCGGCAAGACTGGTTCCCGGCGTGCTGGGGCATCAGGATTCCGCGGTCGAGGACTCCTTCAATGAGGGGCTGCTGGATTGCCCGCATTATACGCGCCCCGAGGAGATCGACGGGCGGCGGGTGCCGGATGTGCTGCTCAGCGGCCATCACGGCGAGATTCGGCGCTGGCGGCTCAAGCAGTCGCTGGGGCGGACCTGGCTCAGGCGCCCCGACCTGCTCGAAGGCAGGACGTTGAGCACCGAGCAGCGCAAGTTGCTCGAGGAGTTCATCGAAGAATACGCCGGCAAGGCGGAGGTGCAGGACGCTGGCTCGCTCTGA
- the rplS gene encoding 50S ribosomal protein L19 — translation MSSKNKVIQALETEQMSKQVPDFAPGDTVVVQVKVKEGNRERLQAFEGVVIGKRNRGLNSAFTVRKISHGVGVERTFQTYSPLVDSIEVKRRGDVRQAKLYYLRERSGKSARIKEKLS, via the coding sequence ATGAGCAGTAAAAACAAGGTGATCCAGGCGCTCGAAACCGAGCAGATGAGCAAGCAGGTGCCGGATTTCGCTCCGGGCGACACCGTGGTCGTCCAGGTCAAGGTCAAGGAAGGCAACCGTGAGCGTCTCCAGGCCTTCGAAGGCGTGGTGATCGGCAAGCGTAACCGCGGCCTGAACTCCGCCTTCACCGTGCGCAAGATCTCCCACGGTGTCGGCGTCGAGCGTACCTTCCAGACCTACAGCCCGCTGGTCGACTCCATCGAAGTCAAGCGTCGCGGTGACGTGCGCCAGGCCAAGCTGTACTACCTCCGTGAACGCAGCGGCAAGTCCGCACGTATCAAGGAAAAGCTGTCGTAA